A genomic stretch from Nocardia wallacei includes:
- the purF gene encoding amidophosphoribosyltransferase, whose translation MTNADLSVNSPDLLRTPAPDQPENEPREECGVFGVWAPGEDVAKLTYYGLYALQHRGQEAAGIAVADGSQVLVFKDLGLVSQVFDEQTLAAMPGHVAVGHCRYSTTGSVTWENAQPIFRTTAVGTGLALGHNGNLVNTAELAARARELGLTSGRLSGGSMSATSDSDVMTALLAHAAADKSIEQAAMELLPTLRGAFCLTFMDEHTLYAARDPHGVRPLCLGRLDRGWVVASETAALDIVGASFVREIEPGELLAIDADGVRSSRFANPEPKGCVFEYVYLARPDSTIAGRSVYGTRMEIGRRLAGEHPVAADLVIPVPESGTPAAVGYAQGSEIPYGQGLMKNAYVGRTFIQPSQTIRQLGIRLKLNPLREVIRGKRLIVVDDSIVRGNTQRALIRMLREAGAVEIHVRIASPPVKWPCFYGIDFASRAELIANGSGPDDTESLDDMVENVRRSIGADSLGYISIEGMIAATEQPSSRLCCACFDGNYPIPLPTEAAIGKNVLEGILAGKSESELLGDNANASALSRP comes from the coding sequence GTGACCAACGCCGATCTGTCGGTCAACAGCCCCGACCTGCTACGAACACCCGCTCCGGACCAGCCCGAGAACGAGCCGCGCGAGGAGTGCGGTGTCTTCGGTGTGTGGGCTCCGGGCGAGGATGTGGCCAAGCTCACCTACTACGGTCTGTACGCGCTGCAGCACCGTGGCCAGGAGGCGGCGGGCATCGCCGTCGCCGACGGCTCGCAGGTGCTGGTGTTCAAGGATCTCGGCCTGGTGAGCCAGGTGTTCGACGAGCAGACCCTCGCCGCCATGCCCGGCCATGTCGCCGTCGGGCACTGCCGCTACTCCACGACCGGTTCGGTCACCTGGGAGAACGCGCAGCCGATCTTCCGCACCACCGCCGTCGGCACCGGACTCGCGTTGGGGCACAACGGAAATCTGGTCAACACGGCCGAATTGGCCGCTCGCGCCCGCGAATTGGGGCTGACCAGCGGTCGGCTGTCCGGCGGCTCGATGTCGGCCACCTCCGACTCCGATGTGATGACCGCGCTGCTGGCGCACGCCGCCGCCGACAAGAGCATCGAGCAGGCGGCGATGGAGCTGCTGCCCACGCTGCGCGGCGCCTTCTGCCTGACGTTCATGGACGAGCACACCCTCTACGCCGCGCGCGACCCGCACGGGGTGCGCCCGCTGTGCCTGGGCCGGCTCGACCGCGGCTGGGTGGTCGCCAGCGAAACCGCAGCACTCGACATCGTGGGCGCGTCCTTCGTGCGCGAGATCGAGCCGGGCGAACTGCTGGCGATCGACGCCGACGGCGTGCGCTCGTCACGCTTCGCCAACCCCGAACCCAAGGGCTGCGTGTTCGAGTACGTCTATCTCGCCCGGCCCGACAGCACCATCGCGGGCCGTTCGGTGTACGGCACCCGGATGGAGATCGGCCGCCGCCTGGCCGGGGAGCACCCGGTCGCCGCTGATCTGGTGATCCCGGTGCCCGAGTCCGGCACCCCGGCCGCGGTCGGCTACGCGCAGGGCTCGGAGATCCCCTACGGCCAAGGCCTGATGAAGAACGCCTACGTCGGCCGCACCTTCATCCAGCCCAGCCAGACCATCCGCCAGCTCGGCATCCGGCTGAAGCTGAATCCGCTGCGCGAGGTGATCCGCGGCAAGCGGCTCATCGTCGTCGACGACTCGATCGTGCGTGGCAACACCCAGCGCGCGCTGATCCGGATGCTGCGCGAGGCGGGTGCGGTGGAGATTCACGTCCGCATCGCGTCGCCGCCGGTGAAGTGGCCGTGCTTCTACGGCATCGACTTCGCCTCGCGGGCGGAGCTGATCGCCAACGGCTCGGGCCCCGACGACACCGAGTCGCTGGACGACATGGTGGAGAACGTGCGCCGCTCGATCGGCGCCGACTCACTCGGCTACATCTCGATCGAGGGCATGATCGCCGCCACCGAGCAGCCCAGTAGCCGGCTGTGCTGCGCCTGCTTCGACGGCAACTACCCGATCCCGCTGCCCACCGAGGCGGCCATCGGCAAGAATGTGCTGGAGGGCATCCTCGCCGGTAAGAGCGAGTCGGAACTGCTGGGCGACAATGCGAACGCGAGCGCGCTCAGCCGTCCCTGA
- a CDS encoding TetR/AcrR family transcriptional regulator, with amino-acid sequence MPRRSQEDRSRATRAALEDAGRRLFAERGYASVSAEQIVTAAGVTRGALHHHYGDKRGLFLAVLERLETENTAEIARAIAELPDPTDLLTAMAVGMRTFLEISRRPETVRIAMSDGLTVLGWQGWRDMEARHGLGLITDQLQRAVDAGLAVPVPVHVFSKLILSAVTEAGMIVAHADDPDTARLEAEQSLLLLISGVLRQPGS; translated from the coding sequence ATGCCACGCCGTAGTCAGGAGGATCGCTCCCGCGCCACCCGGGCCGCGCTCGAGGACGCCGGTCGCCGGTTGTTCGCCGAACGCGGCTACGCGAGCGTCTCGGCCGAGCAGATCGTGACCGCCGCGGGAGTCACGCGCGGCGCCCTGCACCACCACTACGGTGACAAGCGCGGCCTGTTCCTCGCCGTGCTCGAACGGCTGGAGACCGAGAACACCGCCGAGATCGCCCGCGCCATCGCCGAATTGCCCGATCCCACCGATCTGCTCACGGCGATGGCGGTGGGTATGCGGACGTTCCTGGAGATCAGCCGCCGCCCCGAGACGGTGCGGATCGCCATGTCGGACGGCCTCACCGTGCTGGGCTGGCAGGGCTGGCGGGACATGGAGGCGCGGCACGGCTTGGGGCTGATCACCGACCAGTTGCAGCGGGCCGTCGACGCGGGCCTGGCGGTCCCGGTGCCGGTGCACGTGTTCAGCAAGCTGATCCTCAGCGCGGTCACCGAGGCCGGGATGATCGTCGCCCACGCCGACGACCCCGACACCGCCCGGCTGGAGGCGGAACAGTCCCTGCTGCTCCTGATCAGCGGGGTGCTACGGCAACCGGGCAGCTGA
- a CDS encoding cupin domain-containing protein: MRRIVVGDDGTGRGRVLADERVEPLTLALLPGAELYRIWELDELPELPVDRMPPRTETSYFPGPGGVRFGFISVPPGLSYDPDPGLSEEAMAAVAAEAEAKLPGMMAAFDPAAPGIHRTDSVDFVVVLSGRGRLRLGDGTDISLGPGDSVIQNGAPHAWFNDGDVPFVFCYALCGVAG, translated from the coding sequence ATGCGCAGAATCGTGGTCGGTGACGACGGAACCGGACGGGGCCGGGTCCTGGCCGACGAGCGGGTCGAGCCGTTGACCCTGGCGCTGCTGCCCGGCGCCGAGCTGTATCGGATCTGGGAACTCGACGAGCTACCCGAACTTCCCGTCGATCGGATGCCGCCGCGCACCGAGACCAGTTACTTTCCGGGGCCGGGCGGCGTGCGTTTCGGATTCATCTCCGTGCCGCCGGGCCTGAGCTACGACCCCGACCCCGGCCTGTCCGAGGAGGCCATGGCCGCCGTCGCCGCGGAGGCGGAGGCGAAACTGCCGGGGATGATGGCGGCCTTCGACCCTGCCGCGCCCGGCATCCACCGCACCGACAGCGTCGATTTCGTCGTCGTGCTCTCCGGCCGGGGCCGCCTGCGTCTCGGCGACGGGACCGATATCTCCCTGGGCCCGGGTGACAGCGTGATCCAGAACGGCGCACCGCACGCCTGGTTCAACGACGGCGACGTGCCCTTCGTCTTCTGCTACGCCCTGTGCGGTGTCGCCGGATGA